The following are from one region of the Lepeophtheirus salmonis chromosome 8, UVic_Lsal_1.4, whole genome shotgun sequence genome:
- the LOC121123567 gene encoding 72 kDa type IV collagenase: protein MASIKVFLILLTLTALFSQSNGQICLTTDNRLCVFPFIYGEQSYNGCTAADNNGVFWCATDLYSTGFAKGYGNCKTSCRHEETHAPPQCKTTSGRDCILPFRYNNVEYSDCTLAGDTNPWCATETYSGTNETLFWEYCNSVCNVAATADPAACHTLENQKCIFPFKYYGVTYNACTGVDNGGTLWCATTLNSDGEAVGWGNCKSSC, encoded by the exons ATGGCATCCATCAAAGTATTTCTCATACTCTTGACGCTTACTGCTCTTTTCTCTCAAAGCAATGGACAAA tcTGTCTTACTACCGATAATAGATTATGCGTATTCCCATTCATCTATGGGGAACAAAGTTATAATGGCTGCACTGCCGCTGATAATAATGGCGTGTTTTGGTGTGCTACTGATCTTTATTCGACAGGTTTTGCTAAGGGATACGGAAATTGTAAAACTTCATGCAGAC atgaagaaaCTCATGCTCCCCCTC aatgTAAAACTACTTCTGGACGTGACTGCATTTTACCATTTAGATATAACAATGTTGAATATTCTGATTGTACTCTTGCTGGAGATACGAACCCGTGGTGTGCAACAGAAACTTATTCTGGTACCAACGAAACCTTATTTTGGGAATATTGTAATTCAGTTTGTAATGTGGCAGCTACAGCAGATCCAGCAG CTTGCCACACCCTGGAAAATCAGAAATGTATCTTTCCCTTTAAATATTATGGCGTTACATATAATGCATGTACAGGTGTAGACAATGGAGGAACATTGTGGTGTGCTACAACGCTTAATTCTGATGGAGAAGCAGTTGGATGGGGCAATTGTAAATCTAgctgttaa